One stretch of Kiritimatiellaceae bacterium DNA includes these proteins:
- the carA gene encoding glutamine-hydrolyzing carbamoyl-phosphate synthase small subunit codes for MKKAIIALEDGTCFTGRAFAGSGEFYGELVFNTSMTGYQEILTDPSYNGQIVTMTYPLIGNYGVNPEDVESRAVFASGLVVSECSRIVSNWRATMSLPDYLEQAGIIGVDQIDTRAVTIHIRDKGAMKCVISTEDLDCKSLVQKAKNSAGLVGRDLSTEVSAQKPYVFPEGGKKNARFRVAVIDCGIKTNQLRIFDELGCECHVFPNTASAKEILSCKPDGLFLSNGPGDPAGVPQIVATVKELIESRLPTFGICFGHQMLGQAFGAKTYKLKFGHRGANQPIQDLRTGKVEIASHNHGFCVDPATLDPKIAEVSHINLNDNTVAGLRHKTLPVFCVQYHPEACPGPHDPYYLFEEFIALMEKGKKS; via the coding sequence ATGAAAAAAGCAATCATTGCACTCGAAGACGGCACCTGCTTCACCGGCCGGGCCTTTGCCGGTTCGGGCGAATTCTACGGCGAGCTGGTGTTCAACACCTCGATGACCGGCTATCAGGAAATTCTGACCGACCCTTCCTATAACGGCCAGATCGTCACCATGACCTATCCGCTCATCGGCAACTACGGTGTAAATCCGGAAGATGTCGAGTCACGCGCCGTTTTTGCCAGCGGACTGGTGGTCAGCGAGTGCAGCCGTATTGTCAGCAACTGGCGCGCCACCATGAGCCTGCCCGACTATCTGGAACAGGCTGGCATCATCGGCGTCGACCAGATCGACACACGCGCCGTCACCATTCACATCCGCGACAAGGGTGCCATGAAGTGCGTCATTTCAACCGAAGACCTCGACTGCAAGAGTCTCGTTCAGAAGGCAAAAAACTCAGCCGGACTCGTCGGGCGCGACCTTTCCACCGAAGTCAGCGCACAGAAACCTTACGTTTTCCCGGAAGGCGGAAAGAAAAATGCCCGCTTCCGCGTCGCCGTAATCGACTGCGGCATTAAGACGAATCAGCTCCGTATTTTCGACGAACTCGGTTGCGAATGTCATGTATTCCCGAACACGGCCTCGGCCAAAGAAATCCTTTCCTGCAAACCCGACGGTCTTTTCCTTTCCAACGGCCCCGGCGACCCGGCTGGCGTTCCGCAGATTGTCGCGACCGTCAAAGAACTGATCGAATCCAGACTTCCGACCTTCGGAATCTGCTTCGGCCACCAGATGCTCGGTCAGGCGTTCGGCGCAAAAACCTATAAACTTAAATTCGGCCACCGCGGCGCAAACCAGCCGATTCAGGATCTGCGCACCGGCAAAGTGGAAATCGCCTCGCACAACCACGGCTTCTGCGTTGATCCAGCCACCCTTGATCCAAAAATCGCCGAAGTGAGCCACATCAACCTGAACGACAACACCGTCGCCGGCCTGCGGCACAAAACGTTGCCGGTATTCTGCGTACAGTATCATCCCGAAGCCTGCCCCGGCCCGCATGACCCTTATTATCTGTTCGAGGAATTCATTGCGCTGATGGAAAAAGGAAAGAAGTCATGA
- the mazG gene encoding nucleoside triphosphate pyrophosphohydrolase → MKEKPIERLLGIMRKLRGPGGCPWDREQTLDSLKSNLIEETYEVIDAIESGDRDELRGELGDLLLQVVFQAQICDEAGEFNFDDVVTGIADKLVRRHPHVFGDVQADTSGEVLRNWEKIKKTEKDTETPRSLVEGIPRHLPALAKAHLVQKRVARAGFEWDEIGGVIAKLEEELAEVKEAMEQKDVAAIREELGDLLFSTVNLSRYLGHESEELLNENIAKFMRRFQCLESRLHAEGREIEKCSLEELEAVWVAVKTAERQKS, encoded by the coding sequence ATGAAAGAGAAGCCGATTGAGCGGTTGCTTGGAATTATGCGCAAACTGCGCGGGCCGGGCGGCTGCCCGTGGGATCGTGAGCAGACATTGGATTCACTCAAGTCCAATCTGATCGAAGAGACCTATGAGGTGATCGACGCCATTGAAAGCGGCGACCGCGACGAGCTGCGCGGCGAGCTGGGCGATTTGCTCTTGCAGGTCGTTTTTCAGGCGCAGATTTGTGACGAAGCCGGGGAGTTTAATTTTGACGACGTGGTTACCGGCATCGCCGACAAACTCGTCCGGCGTCATCCGCACGTTTTCGGTGATGTGCAGGCGGATACTTCCGGCGAAGTGCTGCGCAACTGGGAAAAAATCAAGAAGACCGAGAAGGACACGGAAACGCCGCGGTCGCTGGTCGAAGGAATACCGCGCCATCTGCCAGCGCTGGCTAAGGCGCATCTGGTACAGAAGCGTGTTGCCCGTGCCGGTTTCGAATGGGATGAGATCGGCGGAGTTATCGCCAAGCTGGAAGAGGAGCTCGCCGAAGTAAAAGAAGCGATGGAGCAGAAAGATGTTGCGGCCATTCGCGAGGAGCTTGGCGATTTGCTTTTTTCCACCGTCAATCTAAGCCGCTACCTTGGCCACGAGTCCGAAGAACTGCTTAACGAAAACATCGCCAAGTTTATGCGCCGTTTCCAGTGCCTGGAAAGCCGGCTTCACGCCGAAGGACGCGAGATTGAAAAATGCTCGCTGGAAGAACTCGAAGCGGTTTGGGTTGCAGTTAAAACGGCGGAGAGACAAAAGTCCTGA
- a CDS encoding response regulator transcription factor: MSATNPKTAKKRILIVDDHPFVRQGLRGCIECEADLSVCGEAAGRAEALQLCSSADPHLVLIDLSLGGESGLDLVKDVAVQFPGLKMLVLSMQDELLYAERVLRAGAGGYVGKSAPPNQLVEAIRCVLDGGVYASEAVKQKIMQTVRRNETGCDPVTTLSDRELAVFEQIGKGQSTADIAEAMHLSVKTVETYRARIKAKLSLQTATELMQRAVQWLLDKK, translated from the coding sequence ATGAGCGCAACAAATCCCAAAACAGCGAAGAAGAGAATCCTCATTGTTGACGACCATCCGTTTGTCCGGCAGGGGTTGCGGGGCTGTATAGAATGCGAAGCTGACCTTTCTGTTTGCGGCGAAGCGGCGGGTCGCGCGGAAGCGTTGCAGCTTTGTTCTAGCGCAGATCCTCATTTGGTTCTCATCGATTTATCACTGGGCGGAGAGTCTGGGCTGGATTTGGTTAAAGACGTCGCGGTTCAGTTTCCGGGCCTTAAGATGCTTGTGCTTTCCATGCAGGATGAATTGCTTTACGCCGAGCGGGTTCTGCGTGCCGGTGCCGGCGGCTACGTCGGCAAGAGCGCTCCTCCCAACCAGCTGGTTGAAGCGATCCGTTGCGTGCTGGATGGCGGTGTCTATGCCAGCGAAGCGGTTAAACAGAAAATTATGCAGACCGTTCGACGGAATGAGACGGGGTGCGATCCGGTCACCACTCTTAGCGACCGTGAACTGGCGGTTTTCGAGCAGATCGGGAAAGGGCAGAGCACGGCGGATATCGCCGAAGCGATGCACCTGAGTGTTAAGACCGTCGAAACGTATCGCGCACGCATCAAGGCCAAACTCAGCTTGCAAACCGCAACCGAGCTGATGCAACGCGCCGTTCAGTGGCTTCTCGACAAGAAGTGA
- a CDS encoding dihydroorotate dehydrogenase electron transfer subunit, with amino-acid sequence MIQENTTVIEHRIFQGEYRLIKLSAPAIGPLVKPGQFVHLRVPRLSGAVLRRPFSVFKADAESLSILYKSVGKGTAAMCLVLEGEEINLIGPLGNGFPIIGQSSKTPVLVAGGYGNAALYLQAAKLPVKGVAFFGGRSAIDILCVDEFKALGWDVRVTTDDGSLGQKGLVTAALDPWIEEQKDTQTLEIFACGPNAMLKAVGDRAVKKNITAWLSMDRNMACGVGACLTCVIKRKTADGWEWARCCKTGPVFKAREILWDE; translated from the coding sequence ATGATACAGGAAAACACCACCGTAATTGAACATCGCATCTTTCAGGGCGAATACCGCCTGATTAAACTTTCTGCTCCGGCCATCGGCCCGCTTGTGAAGCCGGGGCAGTTCGTTCATCTGCGTGTACCGCGCCTCTCCGGCGCTGTTTTGCGCCGCCCGTTCAGCGTTTTTAAAGCGGACGCTGAAAGCCTTTCGATCCTTTATAAATCCGTCGGCAAGGGCACCGCCGCAATGTGTCTTGTGCTGGAAGGCGAAGAGATCAATCTGATCGGCCCTCTCGGCAACGGGTTTCCAATCATCGGGCAAAGCTCGAAAACACCGGTGCTGGTGGCGGGCGGGTACGGCAACGCCGCGCTCTATTTGCAAGCGGCCAAACTTCCGGTTAAAGGGGTTGCCTTTTTTGGCGGACGCAGCGCGATAGACATTCTTTGTGTCGATGAATTCAAGGCGCTCGGCTGGGACGTACGAGTTACCACCGACGACGGATCGCTTGGGCAAAAAGGTCTCGTCACCGCTGCGCTCGATCCATGGATTGAGGAACAAAAAGACACCCAAACTCTGGAGATTTTTGCCTGCGGACCGAACGCCATGCTCAAAGCTGTCGGTGATCGTGCTGTTAAGAAAAACATCACCGCGTGGCTTTCCATGGATCGCAACATGGCCTGTGGTGTCGGCGCCTGTCTCACCTGTGTTATCAAACGCAAAACCGCCGACGGATGGGAATGGGCGCGCTGTTGCAAAACCGGCCCGGTCTTCAAAGCACGGGAGATTCTTTGGGATGAATAA
- a CDS encoding dihydroorotate dehydrogenase: protein MNKKPDMRVKIGALEMKNPVTVASGTFGYGPEYADLVDLDRLGAITVKGICTEPHVGNSTPRTFETAGGMLNAIGLPGPGAQGFIKKYLPFFDDYRVPLIVNIWGKTVEDYAGVTEIFNEQSRINALEVNVSCPNVKEGGALYGTDVNLFRTVVDAVRAKTQKPLIIKLAPNVADIKAFARAAEECGADAVSIMNSYPAMAINIETRKPELANRTGGLSGPAIKPIAIKLVWEAAKAIKIPIIGMGGIYTPEDALEFIIAGATAVAVGTASFSDPSTAVRVMDGMEKWMAAKGIGSVAEFRGTVQA from the coding sequence ATGAATAAAAAACCCGACATGCGCGTAAAAATCGGCGCACTGGAAATGAAAAATCCGGTGACGGTGGCTTCCGGAACGTTCGGCTACGGCCCGGAATACGCCGACCTCGTTGATCTTGATCGCCTCGGTGCGATCACGGTGAAAGGCATTTGTACTGAACCGCATGTCGGCAATTCCACGCCGCGCACCTTTGAAACCGCTGGCGGCATGCTCAATGCGATCGGCCTGCCGGGCCCCGGCGCACAGGGATTCATCAAAAAATATCTACCGTTCTTCGACGATTACCGGGTTCCGCTCATCGTCAATATCTGGGGAAAAACGGTCGAAGACTACGCTGGTGTCACCGAGATCTTTAACGAACAGTCGCGGATCAATGCGCTCGAAGTGAATGTTTCCTGCCCGAACGTCAAAGAGGGCGGGGCGCTTTACGGAACCGACGTAAATCTTTTCCGCACCGTCGTGGACGCTGTGCGCGCCAAGACGCAGAAACCGCTCATCATCAAACTGGCGCCGAATGTTGCCGACATCAAAGCGTTTGCCCGCGCCGCCGAAGAGTGCGGTGCCGATGCGGTCTCCATCATGAATTCCTATCCGGCGATGGCGATTAATATCGAAACGCGCAAACCGGAACTCGCCAACCGTACCGGCGGACTTTCCGGTCCGGCGATTAAACCGATAGCCATCAAATTGGTTTGGGAAGCCGCCAAAGCCATCAAAATTCCAATCATTGGAATGGGCGGCATCTATACGCCTGAAGACGCGCTCGAATTTATCATCGCCGGGGCAACAGCCGTCGCCGTCGGCACGGCCAGTTTCTCCGATCCGTCCACCGCCGTCCGCGTGATGGACGGAATGGAGAAGTGGATGGCGGCCAAAGGCATTGGTTCGGTTGCAGAGTTTAGAGGAACGGTGCAGGCATGA
- a CDS encoding response regulator: MAHILVIEDDESVCRLFGQFLEGEGFTVSQASNGKEGLALLKQQKPDLVITDIMMPEMDGLEVIRNLRHQHAGLPVIAISGGMKTASVNFLPHAKKFGADCVFEKPVSLTALLAVVRKLLSKPD; this comes from the coding sequence ATGGCCCATATTCTGGTGATCGAAGATGACGAATCGGTGTGCCGGCTTTTCGGGCAGTTTCTCGAAGGCGAAGGCTTCACCGTATCTCAGGCGTCGAACGGAAAGGAAGGGCTTGCTCTGCTCAAACAGCAGAAGCCCGATCTGGTCATCACCGACATCATGATGCCCGAAATGGACGGGCTGGAAGTGATCCGGAATCTGCGGCATCAGCATGCCGGTCTACCGGTGATCGCCATTTCCGGCGGCATGAAAACGGCCTCGGTTAATTTTCTGCCGCATGCAAAAAAATTCGGCGCAGACTGCGTGTTTGAAAAACCGGTTTCGCTGACCGCTCTGCTGGCCGTCGTCAGGAAACTGCTCAGCAAGCCGGACTAG
- a CDS encoding PAS domain S-box protein, with translation MNTHKTGFWTLDAAPGRKRYWIIYATAFLLLLVGILAAKEAGLQTDLNMRREAAGQIRRIAEAIPADLVRKLSFSAEDVDRPEFQRLRDQIKAYAEASGIRSLYTMALRDGQLVFGPENFEPGHPQASPPGTVYLTPTKKDFGIFETGGATVQGPARDEYGDFVTATASVIDPRGGEVLMTVGIDIEAAVWQAEIRKAQWVPFLTAMAPLLMLALGFAALKVRTRLSAANHRRFRHIEAFTCAIIMLLLTGTVARLLHVADKKSQEENFYSQAQIKAEIYTTLFKNISHDLNMLVCFFESSDYISRQDFRTYCGPLIDKNPIRACFWFPEVSATDAAGFTARVRSDDLPEFSIWQFNEQNARIPAQGTVLYPEVYIEPLAGHEKALGYDLYSEPVRRAAIADALRTDRATATDPVTLIAENDHPTGLFILQPVHAKQGLGMAGFSVSPKALLESHAGGSGSEISGLSVSLVELRAGRPPLWLACSRKDCYECETTLRTGLYSSTPVFAFGKTYDLLITPEKQWLEAHPLHAGQTALFTGLILTLLLTTLVAILSNRPFLLEQLIQRRTAELLRLSTAINQSPEAVVITGTDGTIQYANPAFERITGYSLEEAIGKNMRLIKSGQHDAGFYSSLWKTITAGNIWYGRFTNKKKNGELYTEEASISPVRDPSGEIGGYVAVKRDITGELAREEKFQQSQKMEAIGQLAGGVAHDFNNILQAILGFCEILQTRMKTDTVEHRNVNEIHKAALRAAELTRQLLAFSRKQPVDKKLFNLNSAVRDAEVLLDMLLGEKTRCVFDLAPDLQPVHADQGQITQIIMNLAINARDAMPAGGRLSIATENIAFDSQAAAGIPEAEAGTFACLSVTDTGTGMSQEVKNHLFEPFFTTKEVGKGTGLGLAVVYGIVKQSNGWIHVYSEEGHGTTVKIYLPASRPAETAPVRHGQANQERILLVDDDTDARNLVLRILTPAGYEVAAAASAEEALQLFEQDGPGFDLLFSDVVLPGKNGVELADIIREKNPGIPVLLYSGYRDPYERWSDLDRKGYRFLQKPFGVTSLIAAVHDTLAERTG, from the coding sequence ATGAACACACACAAAACCGGCTTTTGGACATTAGACGCCGCCCCGGGGCGCAAGCGTTACTGGATTATATATGCCACAGCGTTCCTGCTGCTGCTCGTCGGCATTCTGGCCGCCAAAGAGGCGGGACTGCAGACGGATTTGAATATGCGCCGTGAAGCAGCCGGTCAGATCCGCCGCATCGCCGAAGCGATTCCGGCAGATCTCGTCCGCAAACTTTCTTTCAGCGCGGAGGATGTTGACCGCCCAGAGTTCCAGCGGCTGCGCGATCAGATCAAAGCCTATGCCGAGGCGTCCGGCATCCGCAGTCTCTACACCATGGCTCTGCGTGACGGCCAACTGGTATTCGGGCCGGAAAACTTTGAACCGGGCCATCCGCAAGCCTCGCCGCCCGGAACGGTTTATCTGACTCCCACAAAAAAGGATTTCGGGATTTTCGAAACCGGCGGCGCCACCGTTCAGGGTCCGGCCCGCGACGAATACGGAGACTTTGTCACGGCGACAGCTTCTGTCATTGACCCTCGTGGCGGTGAAGTGCTGATGACGGTCGGAATCGACATCGAAGCGGCGGTCTGGCAGGCCGAAATCCGTAAAGCGCAATGGGTTCCTTTTCTGACCGCAATGGCTCCGCTGCTGATGCTGGCACTTGGGTTTGCCGCATTAAAAGTCCGCACACGCCTCTCCGCCGCGAACCATCGGCGCTTCCGCCACATCGAAGCGTTCACCTGCGCCATCATCATGCTGCTGCTGACGGGAACCGTGGCGCGGCTGCTTCATGTTGCGGACAAAAAATCGCAAGAAGAAAATTTCTACTCCCAGGCGCAAATCAAAGCGGAAATTTACACGACCTTGTTTAAAAACATCTCTCACGACCTGAACATGCTGGTCTGTTTTTTTGAGTCCAGCGATTACATCAGCCGTCAGGATTTCCGAACCTACTGCGGACCGCTCATCGATAAAAACCCTATCCGGGCCTGCTTCTGGTTTCCGGAAGTTTCCGCCACCGATGCCGCCGGCTTCACCGCGCGCGTTCGCTCGGACGATCTGCCGGAATTTTCCATTTGGCAGTTTAATGAGCAGAACGCCCGGATTCCGGCGCAAGGCACAGTGCTCTATCCGGAGGTTTACATTGAACCGCTGGCCGGACACGAAAAAGCTCTGGGATATGACCTCTACTCTGAACCGGTCCGCAGAGCCGCCATCGCCGACGCACTGCGCACCGATCGGGCAACGGCTACCGACCCGGTCACTCTGATTGCGGAGAACGATCATCCAACCGGCCTTTTTATTCTTCAGCCGGTTCACGCCAAACAGGGTCTCGGTATGGCCGGGTTTTCTGTAAGCCCAAAGGCTCTGCTGGAATCCCACGCCGGAGGTTCAGGCAGCGAAATCTCCGGGCTCTCGGTCAGTCTGGTTGAATTGCGCGCCGGACGCCCGCCGCTCTGGCTCGCCTGCTCACGGAAAGATTGTTACGAGTGCGAAACAACCTTACGAACCGGGCTTTATTCCAGCACACCGGTTTTCGCCTTCGGCAAAACCTACGATCTGCTGATTACCCCGGAGAAGCAGTGGCTGGAGGCGCACCCCCTGCACGCCGGACAGACCGCGCTGTTCACCGGACTCATTCTGACGCTGCTGCTGACGACGCTGGTCGCCATCTTATCCAACCGTCCATTCTTACTCGAACAGCTTATCCAGCGGCGCACGGCGGAACTTCTCCGTCTTTCCACGGCGATTAATCAGTCGCCGGAAGCCGTCGTCATCACCGGCACCGACGGCACGATCCAATATGCCAATCCGGCTTTTGAACGCATAACCGGATATTCCCTTGAGGAGGCGATCGGGAAAAACATGCGGCTGATCAAAAGCGGACAGCACGATGCCGGCTTTTATTCCAGCCTCTGGAAAACCATTACGGCCGGAAATATCTGGTATGGCCGGTTTACCAATAAGAAGAAAAACGGCGAACTCTACACCGAGGAAGCTTCCATTTCGCCGGTACGCGACCCGTCCGGAGAAATCGGCGGATATGTCGCCGTTAAGCGGGACATCACCGGCGAACTGGCCAGAGAAGAAAAGTTTCAGCAGAGCCAGAAGATGGAAGCAATCGGCCAGCTCGCCGGGGGCGTCGCGCACGACTTCAACAATATCCTTCAGGCCATTCTCGGATTCTGTGAAATTCTGCAGACCCGAATGAAAACCGACACCGTCGAACACCGGAACGTGAACGAAATTCATAAAGCCGCACTCCGGGCCGCCGAACTGACCCGTCAACTGCTGGCCTTCAGCCGCAAACAGCCGGTGGATAAAAAACTGTTCAACCTCAACAGCGCCGTTCGTGATGCGGAGGTGCTGCTCGATATGCTGCTGGGCGAAAAAACCCGGTGCGTCTTTGATCTTGCCCCGGATTTACAACCGGTTCATGCCGACCAGGGGCAGATCACACAAATCATCATGAATCTGGCCATCAATGCGCGGGACGCCATGCCCGCAGGCGGACGCCTGAGCATTGCAACCGAAAACATCGCTTTCGATTCGCAGGCCGCCGCCGGGATACCTGAAGCGGAAGCAGGAACCTTTGCCTGTCTGTCCGTCACCGACACCGGCACCGGCATGAGTCAGGAAGTGAAAAATCATCTGTTTGAACCGTTCTTCACAACCAAAGAAGTTGGTAAAGGCACCGGACTCGGTCTGGCGGTGGTGTACGGAATCGTTAAACAGAGCAACGGCTGGATTCACGTTTACAGTGAGGAAGGGCACGGAACGACGGTCAAAATCTATCTGCCCGCATCCCGGCCGGCTGAAACGGCTCCGGTTCGCCACGGACAGGCAAATCAGGAGCGGATTCTACTGGTGGATGACGATACGGATGCCCGCAATCTGGTTCTCCGCATCCTGACTCCGGCGGGATACGAAGTGGCCGCCGCCGCTTCCGCAGAAGAAGCGTTACAGCTTTTCGAACAGGACGGCCCCGGTTTTGACCTGCTCTTCAGCGACGTCGTCCTGCCCGGAAAAAACGGTGTCGAACTGGCCGATATAATCCGTGAAAAAAATCCCGGAATCCCAGTACTGCTCTACAGCGGCTACAGAGATCCATACGAACGCTGGAGCGATCTGGATCGCAAAGGGTACCGCTTTTTACAAAAACCGTTCGGCGTAACCAGTCTGATCGCGGCGGTCCACGACACATTGGCAGAACGAACCGGCTGA
- the galE gene encoding UDP-glucose 4-epimerase GalE: MNVLVAGGAGYIGSVTTEMLCDAGHDVTVFDNLERGHRAAIDPRAKFIQGDLRRPEVIEAALKKVKPEAVIHFAAYIEVGESMVNPLPFFENNVVGSLNLMKAMVAADCKKLIFSSTCATYGTPERVPMDESLPQKPESVYGESKLLCEKIFQWAQQIHGVECVFLRYFNACGATAKYGEDHAPESHLIPLILQVPLGKRQKIFIFGDDYDTPDGTCIRDYIHIRDLAQAHILALKLGITGAFNLGNGDGYSVKEVIEVSRAVTGHSIPAELQPRRVGDCTRLISNSAKAKTVLGWKPEYADLRSIVESAWNWHKAHPNGYADN; encoded by the coding sequence ATGAATGTTTTAGTTGCCGGCGGTGCCGGATATATCGGCAGTGTCACCACCGAGATGCTTTGCGATGCAGGGCACGATGTTACCGTGTTTGACAATCTGGAACGCGGGCATCGCGCCGCGATTGATCCGCGCGCCAAATTTATTCAGGGCGACCTGCGCCGGCCGGAAGTCATTGAAGCCGCGCTGAAAAAAGTGAAGCCGGAAGCCGTTATTCACTTCGCTGCTTACATCGAAGTCGGCGAATCCATGGTCAATCCACTACCGTTTTTCGAAAACAACGTCGTTGGCTCACTGAACCTGATGAAGGCCATGGTTGCGGCGGACTGCAAAAAGCTGATCTTCTCCTCGACCTGCGCCACCTACGGCACGCCGGAGCGGGTTCCGATGGACGAATCGCTGCCGCAGAAGCCGGAGAGCGTTTACGGCGAATCCAAACTGCTTTGTGAAAAAATCTTCCAGTGGGCGCAGCAGATTCACGGTGTCGAGTGCGTTTTCCTGCGCTACTTCAACGCCTGCGGCGCCACCGCTAAATACGGCGAAGACCACGCGCCGGAAAGCCACCTGATTCCGCTGATTCTGCAAGTTCCGCTCGGTAAGCGGCAGAAAATTTTTATCTTCGGTGACGACTACGACACGCCGGACGGAACCTGTATCCGCGACTACATTCACATCCGCGATCTGGCACAGGCTCATATTCTTGCGCTCAAGCTCGGCATCACTGGTGCATTCAATCTCGGCAACGGCGATGGTTATTCCGTTAAAGAAGTCATTGAAGTTTCCCGCGCTGTTACCGGACATTCGATTCCGGCGGAGCTTCAGCCGCGCCGCGTCGGCGATTGTACCCGCCTGATTTCCAACTCCGCCAAGGCCAAAACCGTCCTCGGCTGGAAACCGGAATATGCCGACCTGCGCTCTATCGTTGAAAGCGCATGGAATTGGCACAAGGCGCATCCGAACGGATACGCCGATAATTAG